The proteins below come from a single Microbacterium sp. SLBN-154 genomic window:
- a CDS encoding FHA domain-containing protein yields MTTQDSLRLADVDPLVLTARARAGQLAGAIFIDLAAPLVAAIGGILAFVTGAPALGTALVVITAILVAVTAWQFARSGRALGGLAVGLRTVKASTGAAAGGSFLPALLRGQLETFDLRRGRDPFAPALAPVTFPQAPAPAPRPRSAARGGVPLVRLDSGERLSLESALILGRTPTAPADAPAEAFQWPDLSRSLSKSHARLEWDGARLWVTDLGSTNGTFIRTAGNRHPLIAHQRTPLPLPAEIDLGDRSLSVTEAR; encoded by the coding sequence ATGACCACACAGGATTCGCTGCGCTTGGCCGACGTCGACCCCCTCGTGCTCACCGCCCGCGCTCGCGCCGGCCAGCTCGCCGGGGCGATCTTCATCGACCTCGCCGCTCCCCTGGTGGCCGCGATCGGCGGCATCCTCGCTTTCGTCACGGGAGCCCCGGCCCTCGGCACCGCGCTTGTCGTCATCACCGCGATCCTCGTCGCCGTCACGGCCTGGCAGTTTGCTCGCAGCGGCCGCGCCCTCGGCGGCCTGGCCGTCGGGCTGCGCACCGTCAAGGCGTCCACGGGCGCGGCCGCAGGCGGCTCGTTCCTGCCGGCGCTGCTGCGCGGACAGCTCGAGACCTTCGACCTCCGTCGGGGCCGCGACCCGTTCGCGCCCGCTCTGGCTCCCGTCACCTTCCCCCAGGCGCCGGCACCGGCGCCCCGGCCCCGATCCGCCGCGCGCGGGGGCGTGCCGCTCGTGCGCCTCGACTCCGGCGAGCGCCTCTCCCTCGAATCAGCGCTCATCCTGGGGCGCACGCCCACCGCTCCCGCCGATGCGCCCGCCGAAGCGTTCCAATGGCCCGACCTCTCGCGCTCGCTGTCGAAGTCGCACGCCCGCCTGGAGTGGGACGGCGCACGCCTGTGGGTCACCGACCTCGGTTCCACCAACGGCACCTTCATCCGCACGGCCGGCAACCGGCATCCGCTGATCGCCCACCAGCGCACCCCGCTCCCGCTCCCCGCCGAGATCGACCTCGGCGACCGGAGCCTCTCGGTGACGGAGGCGCGATGA
- a CDS encoding YrhB domain-containing protein, with protein sequence MNTPAGDVVGAADARRIALRMLAEAEQRGGIPCVLVGQPEDHGRWWVQGYQSRAFMEDGDVMQALAGNGPFAIPKDGSAPFRLGTAEPAGVQLARLRERESS encoded by the coding sequence GTGAACACGCCCGCGGGGGATGTCGTCGGCGCAGCCGACGCACGCCGTATCGCTCTTCGGATGCTGGCCGAGGCAGAGCAGCGCGGCGGAATTCCGTGCGTCCTCGTCGGACAACCCGAGGACCACGGACGCTGGTGGGTGCAGGGGTATCAGAGCCGGGCCTTCATGGAGGACGGAGACGTCATGCAGGCGCTCGCCGGCAACGGCCCCTTCGCGATACCCAAGGACGGCTCAGCACCTTTCCGATTGGGCACCGCGGAACCAGCCGGAGTTCAGCTCGCGAGGCTGAGGGAGCGGGAGTCATCCTGA
- a CDS encoding TNT domain-containing protein has product MTPETSWADVRTTLRENGVADRAVLLPADDGVPWEGALVVADAGDRWTLATVDYGTSRVLLRRPSAAEIVTALFQYALSPLPEPQGLPDSERERLLTWAAPHVMDLAARGVKDTVIDLPAGLLVDRIGALDGFLLYPTGTSFEARSLPVTALDQPLQSFLTTAPIRVAATVTPPWFGREGGGIRFAVQDPSMGIRDLVREGQLRRIATP; this is encoded by the coding sequence ATGACGCCCGAGACCTCCTGGGCGGACGTTCGCACCACCCTGCGCGAGAACGGTGTTGCCGACCGTGCTGTCCTCCTCCCCGCGGATGACGGGGTGCCGTGGGAAGGGGCACTGGTCGTCGCCGACGCCGGTGACCGGTGGACCCTCGCCACCGTCGACTACGGAACGTCGCGCGTCCTGCTGCGGCGCCCATCGGCGGCGGAGATCGTCACCGCGCTGTTCCAGTACGCCCTGTCGCCGCTTCCCGAGCCGCAGGGACTGCCCGACAGCGAGCGGGAACGGCTTCTCACGTGGGCCGCCCCGCATGTGATGGATCTCGCCGCTCGCGGCGTGAAGGACACCGTGATCGACCTGCCCGCCGGTCTGCTGGTCGATCGGATCGGAGCCCTCGACGGGTTCCTCCTCTACCCGACCGGCACGTCGTTCGAGGCGCGTTCGCTACCGGTGACCGCCCTGGATCAGCCCCTCCAGTCGTTCCTCACGACGGCTCCCATCCGGGTCGCCGCCACCGTCACGCCGCCGTGGTTCGGGCGAGAAGGGGGCGGCATCCGATTCGCGGTCCAGGATCCCTCCATGGGCATCCGCGACCTCGTGCGAGAAGGACAGCTGCGGCGGATCGCGACCCCGTGA
- a CDS encoding YrhB domain-containing protein: MAEEARRLVEASLQQSTAEDGIDRVVLGDPVESGRYWVFFSQGRGYVESGDVDAMLIGNAPIVVPKDGGAPFALPSVRDVDTQIRALASEDSPTDSSTA; the protein is encoded by the coding sequence ATGGCTGAGGAAGCTCGCCGACTCGTCGAAGCCTCACTCCAGCAGTCGACGGCCGAGGACGGTATCGACCGCGTCGTCCTCGGTGATCCGGTCGAGTCGGGTCGGTACTGGGTGTTCTTCTCCCAGGGGCGAGGGTACGTCGAGAGCGGCGACGTCGACGCCATGCTGATCGGGAACGCGCCGATCGTCGTGCCGAAAGACGGTGGGGCGCCGTTCGCGCTTCCCTCGGTTCGCGACGTGGACACACAGATTCGAGCGCTGGCCTCGGAGGACTCCCCGACCGACTCGTCTACTGCATGA
- a CDS encoding TNT domain-containing protein (This protein contains a domain related to Tuberculosis Necrotizing Toxin, which is the C-terminal effector domain of outer membrane channel protein CpnT, and which has a lethal NAD+-glycohydrolase activity.), protein MPSAIDPDAIPGKDIDPDTIELHAGTVNTVSGQVRDHGAAVHTKWQGMAAVYEAPESGIVLDLMQPVNTQSTQVGDNLSVVSQALTGFAEAVRPIKAALDQLRLDAQAFRAEIAGGVQVQELNPAYTAYGSYGTTAASYSGSWNAYGAAGSTSSAEPVEQYRTVTKEWHEVQEYVDRNNDLIAQVNAQQVLLWEAERDCANKIRALYGADPLRAAQSEDDALGYGIEEIPEGTEMPWGAEVERTEGCGEATAKFVFKDFLWEGIAVGGIWGTVEGLGTLVLGYNPATGDFFSGDAYGAAWGNLGNLLFAGMANGGVLAPIFHADTLMQQFGGDGFLPQEVRDFKAQADEAAINTGKALIAWDKWADDPGTALGESVFNVGTALIPVGGAAVAGVKTASTAASVLSRMARVADFVDPAAWAVNGTMRLGSAGLGSLDNLIGRLDNAPVDVNLGPVEVYTATDSASAMRLLDEAGVDPQNVFARVDETGTPVLEFPGGVIEMPAGSFDNAAGGGVRGGDGGADGSVSAPVREPELVNAGGVRGETGPAPVNAIVDEAPVRTETGGSGGSGGDANTPSGGGAGSGDGSGPGDGSPPVDRGGEGDGWTQGPEHRGGDIDPQYGEPRADHGTLADQYAPPAEVPADIRHLVSDPEAPYGRGSDGEPYTRAEWEERYMGPDNRPIYPGNDGAVPGSRVSYTDMEAFHRDYGDTIDRFGGSGGAYLSPEGVLFEQRALPGGNLNAGYHVFRLTDELPPGVHIEVSEVAPAFGQPGGGIQLQFVDDVDGVLSVEQLLSNDYRIIESTTPTVPDGVDAGAGLREGDSDAAAAADPASEIAFMAESDSTVFREPETATDGGGGDGEGSQTSVAVPDPEYRPFPTGSAQPAVIDYTLADQNILGRLDPATGPDNATFWSGRVLDEDGVVIPDAAMNGAADLTTRTHGSTLEQLLEKQGLLDDMPDDWFDPATGATWRAVSEALARNASGDVRAYLGDVREGSVWNEVEFPTLIQNPDVTSVTVIDARTGEVLYVYRR, encoded by the coding sequence ATGCCGAGTGCCATCGATCCGGACGCGATTCCGGGTAAGGACATCGATCCGGACACCATCGAGCTCCACGCGGGCACGGTGAACACGGTCTCCGGTCAGGTGCGCGACCACGGCGCCGCGGTGCACACGAAGTGGCAGGGGATGGCCGCGGTGTACGAGGCGCCCGAGTCGGGCATCGTGCTCGACCTGATGCAGCCGGTGAACACGCAGTCCACCCAGGTCGGCGACAACCTGTCGGTCGTCTCGCAGGCGCTGACCGGGTTCGCCGAGGCGGTGCGCCCGATCAAGGCAGCGCTCGACCAGCTGCGGCTGGACGCCCAGGCGTTCCGCGCCGAGATCGCCGGTGGCGTCCAGGTGCAGGAGCTGAACCCCGCCTACACGGCGTACGGGTCCTACGGCACGACCGCGGCGTCGTACTCGGGCTCGTGGAACGCCTACGGAGCGGCCGGGTCGACGAGCTCTGCTGAGCCGGTGGAGCAGTACCGGACCGTCACGAAGGAGTGGCACGAGGTCCAGGAGTACGTCGACCGCAACAACGACCTCATCGCTCAGGTGAATGCGCAGCAGGTGCTGCTGTGGGAGGCCGAGCGCGACTGCGCGAACAAGATCCGTGCGCTCTACGGCGCCGATCCGCTCCGGGCCGCGCAGTCGGAGGACGACGCCCTCGGCTACGGCATCGAGGAGATCCCCGAGGGCACCGAGATGCCCTGGGGAGCCGAGGTCGAACGCACCGAGGGCTGCGGTGAGGCGACGGCGAAATTCGTCTTCAAGGACTTCCTCTGGGAGGGCATCGCCGTCGGCGGCATCTGGGGCACGGTGGAGGGCCTCGGCACCCTCGTGCTCGGGTACAACCCCGCGACCGGCGACTTCTTCTCGGGCGACGCCTATGGCGCGGCCTGGGGGAACCTCGGCAATCTGCTGTTCGCCGGGATGGCCAACGGCGGGGTGCTCGCGCCCATCTTCCACGCCGACACGCTCATGCAGCAGTTCGGCGGCGACGGGTTCCTTCCGCAGGAGGTGCGCGACTTCAAGGCGCAGGCCGATGAGGCCGCGATCAACACCGGCAAGGCGCTCATCGCCTGGGACAAGTGGGCCGATGACCCGGGCACCGCGCTCGGCGAGTCGGTGTTCAACGTCGGCACCGCCCTCATCCCGGTGGGCGGCGCGGCCGTCGCCGGTGTGAAGACAGCCTCGACGGCAGCATCCGTCCTCTCTCGGATGGCGCGGGTCGCCGACTTCGTCGACCCGGCCGCCTGGGCCGTGAACGGCACGATGCGCCTGGGAAGCGCCGGGCTCGGGAGCCTGGACAACCTCATCGGGCGCCTGGACAACGCGCCCGTCGACGTGAACCTCGGCCCCGTCGAGGTGTACACCGCCACCGACTCGGCGTCGGCGATGCGCCTCCTCGACGAGGCCGGTGTCGACCCGCAGAACGTCTTCGCCCGGGTCGATGAGACCGGCACGCCGGTGCTGGAGTTCCCCGGCGGTGTGATCGAGATGCCGGCGGGTTCGTTCGACAACGCCGCAGGCGGTGGCGTGCGCGGCGGCGACGGCGGCGCCGATGGATCCGTCTCCGCGCCCGTGCGCGAGCCGGAACTGGTGAACGCCGGTGGCGTGCGCGGCGAGACCGGTCCGGCCCCGGTGAACGCGATCGTCGACGAGGCGCCCGTTCGCACCGAGACCGGCGGGTCGGGCGGGTCGGGCGGCGACGCGAACACCCCCAGCGGAGGGGGTGCAGGATCGGGCGACGGTTCAGGACCGGGCGACGGTTCGCCACCGGTCGATCGTGGCGGCGAAGGCGACGGCTGGACGCAGGGCCCAGAGCACCGCGGGGGAGACATCGATCCCCAGTACGGCGAGCCTCGCGCCGATCACGGCACGCTGGCCGACCAGTACGCGCCGCCGGCAGAGGTGCCGGCGGACATCCGGCACCTCGTCTCCGACCCCGAGGCGCCCTACGGTCGCGGCTCGGACGGGGAGCCGTACACGCGCGCCGAGTGGGAAGAGCGGTACATGGGTCCGGACAACCGGCCCATCTACCCCGGCAACGACGGGGCGGTTCCGGGTTCCCGGGTGTCGTACACCGACATGGAGGCGTTCCACCGCGACTACGGCGACACGATCGACCGCTTCGGGGGGAGCGGTGGCGCCTACCTCTCGCCGGAGGGTGTGCTGTTCGAGCAGCGGGCGTTGCCGGGCGGCAACCTCAACGCCGGGTACCACGTGTTCCGCCTCACCGATGAGCTTCCTCCCGGGGTCCACATCGAGGTCTCCGAGGTCGCTCCGGCGTTCGGTCAGCCGGGCGGCGGCATCCAGCTCCAGTTCGTCGACGACGTCGACGGTGTTCTGAGCGTCGAGCAGCTGCTGTCGAACGACTACCGGATCATCGAGTCGACGACCCCGACGGTGCCGGACGGCGTGGACGCGGGGGCAGGTTTGCGCGAGGGCGACAGCGATGCTGCGGCAGCAGCCGACCCGGCATCAGAGATCGCGTTCATGGCCGAGTCGGACTCGACCGTCTTCCGTGAGCCGGAAACCGCCACGGATGGCGGCGGAGGGGACGGAGAGGGTTCGCAGACGTCGGTGGCCGTGCCCGATCCGGAGTACCGTCCTTTCCCGACGGGGAGCGCGCAGCCGGCAGTCATCGACTACACCCTGGCGGACCAGAACATCCTCGGCAGGCTCGATCCGGCGACAGGGCCGGACAACGCCACGTTCTGGTCGGGCCGCGTGTTGGATGAGGACGGCGTCGTGATCCCGGACGCCGCGATGAACGGCGCCGCGGACTTGACGACGCGGACGCACGGCTCGACCCTCGAACAATTGTTGGAGAAGCAGGGCCTGCTCGACGACATGCCGGACGACTGGTTCGACCCCGCCACCGGGGCCACGTGGCGCGCCGTATCCGAAGCACTCGCGAGAAACGCGTCAGGCGACGTGCGTGCGTATCTCGGCGACGTCCGCGAAGGATCGGTGTGGAACGAAGTCGAATTTCCGACGCTCATCCAGAATCCGGACGTGACCTCTGTGACCGTCATCGACGCCCGAACCGGGGAGGTGTTGTATGTCTACCGACGCTGA
- a CDS encoding DUF6507 family protein translates to MTGWRIQPSGVVAVLQDVNVDAEALGTALNNLSPALEGAVTASQSAAIAEAVQSYFQIQEGPRIQGMSTRIGAAATGVVSATEAYVQGDLDMAAHAQSAAHATVYPPVLPPGVM, encoded by the coding sequence GTGACGGGCTGGAGAATCCAACCGTCAGGGGTCGTCGCCGTACTGCAGGACGTCAACGTCGATGCCGAGGCCCTCGGCACCGCGCTGAACAACCTCAGTCCCGCCCTCGAGGGGGCGGTGACCGCCTCGCAGTCGGCCGCGATCGCTGAAGCGGTGCAGTCGTACTTCCAGATTCAAGAGGGTCCCCGCATCCAGGGGATGAGCACCCGGATCGGCGCGGCCGCGACGGGTGTCGTGAGCGCGACGGAGGCCTACGTGCAGGGCGACCTGGACATGGCGGCCCACGCGCAGTCTGCGGCCCACGCGACGGTCTACCCGCCCGTGCTGCCGCCGGGGGTGATGTGA
- a CDS encoding pore-forming ESAT-6 family protein, protein MANQGDRRDYSIPASQNAQDNFNRVAAQLETLIDAHDRDVNAAMADYAADGVSEDYRAKELRWKNAAGEVRSIIQTLRSSLERNDESAQTALSKARTAVESIG, encoded by the coding sequence ATGGCGAATCAGGGTGACCGCCGGGATTACAGCATTCCGGCATCGCAGAACGCACAGGACAACTTCAACCGCGTGGCCGCTCAGCTCGAGACGCTGATCGACGCGCATGACCGCGACGTGAACGCCGCGATGGCCGACTACGCCGCCGACGGCGTGTCGGAGGACTACCGCGCCAAGGAGCTGCGGTGGAAGAACGCCGCGGGCGAGGTGCGCTCGATCATCCAGACGCTCCGGTCGTCGCTGGAGCGCAATGACGAGTCGGCGCAGACCGCTCTCAGCAAGGCGCGTACCGCGGTCGAATCCATCGGCTGA
- a CDS encoding glycoside hydrolase family 15 protein: protein MADYPNIADHGVIGDLQTAALVATDGTIDWFCAPRFDSPSIFGSLLDAETGGFCSIRPIADDVVTRQLYLPDTAILITRFMTEDGVGEVVDFMPIAGRGHTQRHRIARLIRVVRGAMEFEAEVRPRFGYGQHPESIEASPDHGVVFSGAGQTLTVHRVGDVIERDGAPAGHLEMVDGALRIRGELRAGESTGLLLETGGARAERVPAGELDRMFRRTQRFWREWVDRSTYRGRWREVVTRSAITLKLLTYAPTGAMVAAPTAGLPEQVGGERNWDYRYTWIRDASFSVSALLALGYADEAEAFVAWLADRVKESVGDESGPLKIMYRVDGTHDLDETMLENFEGYRGSRPVRIGNGAEDQLQLDIYGEVMDSIAHAQAHGLMLSHRGWTEVARMLDWVCDNWQRDEEGVWETRGGRQRFTFGRLMCWVALDRGIRLAESIGKPADIVRWRTERDALYSEIMTAGWDDKRHAFVQHEGTDVLDASLLVMPRTGFVSPRDPLWLSTLRAMDEELVSDSLVYRYNPAASPDGLRGSEGTFTLCSFWYVDALARSGRLDDARLTFEKMLTYANHLGLYAEEIGLTGEQLGNFPQAFSHLALITAAVNLDRMLGT from the coding sequence ATGGCGGATTACCCCAACATCGCCGACCACGGCGTGATCGGCGACCTGCAGACGGCCGCGCTGGTGGCCACCGACGGCACGATCGACTGGTTCTGCGCGCCGAGGTTCGATTCCCCGAGCATCTTCGGGTCGCTCCTCGACGCCGAGACGGGTGGTTTCTGCAGCATCCGGCCGATCGCCGACGACGTCGTGACCCGACAGCTCTACCTTCCCGACACCGCCATCCTCATCACCCGCTTCATGACCGAGGACGGCGTCGGCGAGGTGGTCGACTTCATGCCGATCGCGGGACGCGGGCATACCCAGCGTCACCGCATCGCACGCCTCATCCGCGTCGTGCGCGGTGCGATGGAGTTCGAAGCCGAGGTGAGGCCCCGGTTCGGATATGGACAGCACCCCGAGAGCATCGAGGCCTCGCCCGATCACGGTGTGGTGTTCAGCGGAGCCGGCCAGACTCTCACCGTCCACCGGGTCGGCGACGTCATCGAGCGCGACGGTGCTCCCGCCGGCCACCTGGAGATGGTCGACGGCGCCCTCCGCATCCGGGGCGAGCTCCGCGCCGGTGAGAGCACGGGGCTGCTCCTGGAGACCGGCGGTGCCCGCGCCGAGCGGGTGCCGGCCGGTGAGCTGGACCGGATGTTCCGACGCACCCAGAGGTTCTGGCGGGAGTGGGTGGACCGATCGACCTATCGCGGTCGATGGCGGGAAGTGGTCACACGTTCGGCCATCACCCTGAAACTCCTCACCTATGCGCCCACCGGGGCCATGGTCGCCGCACCCACTGCCGGACTGCCCGAGCAGGTCGGCGGCGAGCGCAACTGGGACTACCGCTACACGTGGATCCGCGACGCGTCGTTCTCCGTCTCGGCCCTGCTCGCGCTCGGGTACGCCGACGAGGCGGAGGCCTTCGTGGCGTGGCTCGCCGATCGGGTCAAGGAGAGCGTCGGTGACGAGTCGGGTCCGCTGAAGATCATGTACCGCGTCGACGGCACCCACGACCTCGACGAGACGATGCTCGAGAACTTCGAGGGCTACCGGGGCTCCCGACCGGTCCGCATCGGAAACGGGGCGGAGGACCAGCTGCAGCTGGACATCTACGGCGAGGTCATGGACTCCATCGCCCATGCCCAGGCCCACGGCCTGATGCTCTCGCACCGCGGGTGGACCGAGGTCGCCCGCATGCTCGACTGGGTGTGCGACAACTGGCAACGAGACGAAGAAGGAGTCTGGGAGACCCGCGGCGGACGCCAGCGCTTCACCTTCGGGCGCCTGATGTGCTGGGTGGCGCTGGACCGCGGCATCCGTCTGGCGGAATCGATCGGAAAACCCGCCGACATCGTCCGGTGGCGTACCGAGCGCGACGCGCTCTACTCCGAGATCATGACCGCCGGTTGGGACGACAAGCGTCACGCCTTCGTCCAGCACGAAGGGACGGATGTGCTGGATGCATCGCTCCTGGTCATGCCGCGGACAGGTTTCGTCTCGCCGCGCGATCCCCTGTGGCTCTCGACCCTTCGGGCGATGGACGAGGAGCTCGTCTCGGACAGCCTCGTCTACCGCTACAACCCGGCGGCATCGCCTGACGGCCTGCGCGGGTCGGAGGGCACCTTCACCCTCTGTTCCTTCTGGTACGTCGACGCCCTCGCCCGGTCGGGCCGACTGGATGACGCGCGGCTGACGTTCGAGAAGATGCTGACCTACGCCAATCACCTGGGCCTCTACGCCGAGGAGATCGGCCTCACCGGGGAGCAGCTGGGCAACTTCCCGCAGGCGTTCAGCCACCTCGCCCTCATCACCGCCGCCGTCAACCTCGACAGGATGCTAGGAACATGA
- a CDS encoding DUF4870 domain-containing protein, translating to MTTPPPVPPAAEPMSPSDEKLWATLVHLGGLFLGFLAPLIGYLVLRDRGPFVRAHTATALNFQLTLIIAYLVGGILTFFLIGLFVILAAYVLNIVFCIIAAVAANRGQWYTYPLSISFVR from the coding sequence ATGACCACGCCGCCGCCCGTCCCGCCCGCCGCCGAACCGATGAGCCCCTCCGATGAGAAGCTCTGGGCCACCCTCGTCCACCTCGGCGGACTCTTCCTCGGGTTCCTCGCCCCTCTCATCGGGTACCTCGTGCTCAGGGATCGCGGACCGTTCGTGCGGGCGCACACCGCCACCGCCCTGAACTTCCAGCTCACCCTGATCATCGCCTACCTCGTCGGCGGCATCCTGACCTTCTTCCTCATCGGGCTCTTCGTCATCCTGGCCGCCTACGTCCTGAACATCGTGTTCTGCATCATCGCCGCCGTCGCCGCCAACCGTGGTCAGTGGTACACCTACCCGCTGTCGATCTCGTTCGTCCGATAG
- a CDS encoding glycine--tRNA ligase, with amino-acid sequence MPDQSRLDKVIALARHRGFVFQAGEIYGGSRSAWDYGPLGTELKENIRRQWWQTFVRGRGDMVGLDSSVILPKRVWEASGHVATFTDPLVECLQCHKRFRADTLIEDFEARKGRTAENGLAEVPCPNCGTKGQYTEPKAFSGLVKTYLGVVDDESGLHYLRPETAQGIFVNFSNVLTASRKKPPFGVGQVGKAFRNEITPGNFIFRTREFEQMEIEYFTPPAEAETWFHHWVEACWSWFVDLGIDEANMRRFDVPAEDRAHYSAGTIDLEYRFGFPGKEWGELMGVANRTDYDLKSHSEASGQSLTFFDQASGEKYTPYVIEPSFGLTRSMMAFLVDAYHEEEAPNAKGGTDKRTVLRLDPRLAPVKAAVLPLSRNEQLSPIAREVADDLRGQWNVDFDDAGAIGRRYRRQDEIGTPFCVTIDFDSLEDRAVTVRDRDTMGQERVPLEGLRAYLAERLKGA; translated from the coding sequence GTGCCCGACCAGTCCCGTCTCGATAAAGTCATCGCCCTCGCTCGCCATCGCGGGTTCGTCTTCCAAGCGGGCGAGATCTACGGCGGATCGCGCTCCGCGTGGGACTACGGGCCCCTCGGCACCGAGCTGAAGGAGAACATCCGCCGCCAGTGGTGGCAGACGTTCGTCCGCGGACGCGGCGACATGGTGGGCCTGGACTCCTCCGTCATCCTGCCCAAGCGCGTGTGGGAGGCGTCGGGCCACGTCGCCACCTTCACCGACCCCCTCGTGGAGTGCCTGCAGTGTCACAAGCGCTTCCGCGCCGACACCCTGATCGAGGACTTCGAGGCGCGGAAGGGCCGCACCGCCGAGAACGGCCTGGCCGAGGTGCCGTGCCCGAACTGCGGCACGAAGGGGCAGTACACCGAGCCGAAGGCGTTCTCGGGTCTGGTGAAGACGTATCTCGGTGTCGTCGACGACGAGTCGGGGCTGCACTACCTGCGGCCCGAGACCGCGCAGGGCATCTTCGTCAACTTCTCCAACGTGCTGACCGCCAGCCGCAAGAAGCCCCCGTTCGGCGTCGGCCAGGTGGGCAAGGCGTTCCGCAACGAGATCACCCCGGGCAACTTCATCTTCCGCACCCGCGAGTTCGAGCAGATGGAGATCGAGTACTTCACCCCGCCGGCCGAGGCCGAGACGTGGTTCCACCACTGGGTCGAGGCGTGCTGGAGCTGGTTCGTCGACCTCGGCATCGACGAGGCGAACATGCGTCGCTTCGACGTGCCCGCCGAGGACCGCGCGCACTACTCCGCCGGCACCATCGACCTGGAGTACCGCTTCGGCTTCCCGGGCAAGGAGTGGGGCGAGCTGATGGGCGTGGCGAACCGCACCGACTACGACCTCAAGAGCCACAGCGAGGCATCGGGCCAGTCGCTGACCTTCTTCGATCAGGCCTCGGGGGAGAAGTACACCCCGTACGTCATCGAGCCCTCGTTCGGTCTGACCCGGTCGATGATGGCGTTCCTCGTCGATGCGTACCACGAGGAGGAGGCGCCCAACGCCAAGGGCGGTACCGACAAGCGCACCGTGCTGCGCCTCGATCCGCGCCTGGCTCCGGTCAAGGCCGCGGTGCTGCCGCTCTCGCGCAACGAGCAGCTCTCGCCGATCGCCCGCGAGGTGGCCGACGACCTGCGCGGGCAGTGGAACGTCGACTTCGACGACGCCGGCGCGATCGGTCGTCGCTATCGCCGACAGGACGAGATCGGCACGCCGTTCTGCGTCACCATCGACTTCGATTCGCTCGAGGACCGGGCGGTCACCGTCCGCGATCGCGACACGATGGGTCAGGAGCGGGTGCCTCTCGAGGGCCTGCGTGCCTACCTCGCGGAGCGCCTGAAGGGGGCCTGA
- a CDS encoding DUF1801 domain-containing protein → MKTTGGDVEGYIAAVTPERRRRDAETLVTMMREISGREPALWGTIIGFGSCHYRYPTGTEGDMPLLSFAPRKASTTVYVDAVAAHTDDLAKLGPHTSSVSCIYLTDLEKVDLDVLRHILVQSFASVTSGGGEYAAITVTG, encoded by the coding sequence GTGAAGACGACCGGCGGCGACGTCGAGGGGTACATCGCCGCGGTGACACCGGAGCGCCGTCGGCGGGACGCCGAGACGCTCGTGACGATGATGCGCGAGATCTCCGGCCGGGAACCGGCGCTGTGGGGCACGATCATCGGCTTCGGCAGCTGCCACTACCGCTATCCCACCGGCACCGAGGGCGACATGCCGCTGCTGTCGTTCGCGCCGCGCAAGGCGTCGACCACGGTCTACGTCGACGCCGTCGCGGCGCACACCGACGATCTGGCGAAACTCGGGCCGCACACCTCGAGCGTGTCGTGCATCTACCTGACCGACCTCGAGAAGGTCGACCTCGACGTGCTGCGACACATCCTGGTGCAGAGCTTCGCGTCGGTGACCAGCGGCGGCGGCGAGTACGCCGCCATCACCGTCACCGGCTGA
- a CDS encoding HhH-GPD-type base excision DNA repair protein, translating to MTLHITGDETADQLLTDDPLALLIGMLLDQQVAMETAFAGPLKISERAGTLDAAAIAGFEPDAFAELFSATPAVHRFPGSMAARVQSLCTAVVEEWGGDASAIWRRDEPDGAEVLKRLKKLPGFGEQKAKIFLALLGKQYGYTGAGWREASAPYGEEGAFRSVADIVSPESLTKVREHKRAMKAKAKESS from the coding sequence ATGACGCTTCACATCACCGGTGATGAGACCGCGGATCAGCTGCTCACCGACGATCCGCTCGCGTTGCTGATCGGGATGCTGCTCGACCAGCAGGTCGCGATGGAGACCGCTTTCGCGGGGCCGTTGAAGATCTCGGAGCGAGCCGGCACCCTCGATGCGGCCGCCATCGCGGGCTTCGAGCCCGACGCCTTCGCCGAGCTGTTCTCGGCCACCCCGGCGGTGCACCGCTTCCCCGGCTCGATGGCGGCGCGCGTGCAGTCGCTGTGCACCGCCGTCGTCGAGGAGTGGGGCGGCGACGCCTCGGCGATCTGGCGGCGCGACGAGCCCGATGGCGCCGAGGTGCTGAAGCGCCTCAAGAAGCTCCCGGGATTCGGGGAGCAGAAGGCGAAGATCTTCCTCGCGCTCCTGGGCAAGCAGTACGGCTACACCGGCGCCGGATGGCGGGAGGCGTCCGCGCCCTACGGCGAGGAGGGGGCGTTCCGCAGCGTCGCCGACATCGTCTCGCCCGAGTCGCTGACGAAGGTGCGCGAACACAAACGCGCGATGAAGGCGAAGGCGAAGGAGTCGTCGTGA